GGATACTTGGAGAggcagaagcgacttgacgccagGCTTTAATTTTAAGTCCACTTGAAGGTTTTAGGGAAAGTGTGTTTTAAACTCGAATTAGGAGAAGATAAGAGTTAATCAGCGAGAAGAGGGCATCTCTTGCAAGTTTGTGTTTAGGGGCTGAAGCACCTtcaaattccctccccccacccccttcgaGCCAAAACGATTATTGGAAAatgctttccttcctttctgttcATGCCGGAACCTTCTCCCAAGTGCTAGTTGTGTCCCTAAATTTGATCTGACAATCGGACAAGTTTAAACGTTCTTGGAGTTAATCTGACCcgcttggtttttgttttgttttgtttttttgctttttcttccACCCTAAAAGTCAACTGTCTTTTCGAAAACAAACAAAGCCTGTCCTAGAACCCTGATGCTTAGCAGCATCTGAATTTAACACTTTCGAACTGGGGACCTTTCCACGAAGCCCTTTTCTCCTTCAATAATTTCCTGTTCTGCAATAAGCAAAACTTATAGTTATTAGAAATAGATCATATTTAGCATTTTAAACTCAATAAATGATTTTAACGTCCCatttgattttttatttatttatttatttatttatttatttgtatggtTCCTAGGGAATCTCCAAAAACCGCTGTTTTCTCGGTCACCCTTTTTCGGGCACAGCCACctctgaaaaatatatattcagaaatcCAGTGCATTAGTAGTATTGCCATTATTATGTACAAGGGTATTGCACAATAATCTATTCACTTTTGACGCTAGCGTTAGGGTTTTGGTTTCTTTCAAGGCTCTTCTCAAGTTGGAGTGAAAAGTGTTCTGAGAACTCCTCTGTCTGGCACAGACAGGCCGGTTACTCTCTCCATTAAAAGCAGAGGAGGAACCTCCGGCTTTCAACCATTTCATCCACAGTGATAACCGTTTGATTTCAACCTGAGAGAGCATCTCCTGTTGGAGCCGTCTGGCCAATACGGCCAAATGTAATATCGGTTCTGAAAAGTCGAAAAAAATGCGGTCAAGCCAGTGGTAACTTCTCAGTTCTCTGCCAGTGGGTGTAAGTCAGATCAAagcagaaagtgggggggggagatctgctcTTCTACCCTTCACTCAGCTCTAGGGTTGCCTTGAACAATGTGCACCAACTttgaatatacatatatatatatatctttatttTCCTGCATGCCGGTTCAGTCTCTCCCGTCCCGTTGCCATCTTTTGGAGACACAAAGACCGCGTCCCCAAAGCTAGATGAGGCTTTTCTTCTAAGTGGAGGGGGGAAATTTCACGCCGTTCTCCGACTCTTTATCACTTGCATATAAACGAGACCATTTTTCTTAACCTGCCACCCCTCTTTTCTGAACAGGAACCGGGTCAGGAAATAAGGCACAAGTTTGCCCCTTGTAATGAGGAAAAGAAAACGGCTTTACAGAAACCCCCCGGAACAGTCAAGTAAGTGAAAATATgagtttttaaatatatgtattacatgtttaaatacatatatattcaGAGACATGTCACGTTTGTTGCCTTAAGTGTCCAACTTGCTTGCGTGAACCCAGATCAGCCACACAAGGTCCCACCAACAACTGCTTAATCTCCCTCCACATCTATTCATTTGGAGGTTCTAGAATTAATATTTGACGACGCTTTCGTCGATACCACCCTGACCTTCTCTGATCGCACTGTCACATTATTCTATGACATATTCATCTTGCATTCATTTACGGACGATTTGATTGGAATGAGGTTTGACACGGATTGGATCCTATTAAAGAAAGACCCTTTGATCTTGGAGACGGGGGTTTGCAGGATAGGTATCATCCATGCCCGATATGCCAGCCCTTTCCAACCTGGTCGCTACCCAGCTTCCACCGGGCGCCGACTTCAACTTGGCATTGATTGACATCTTATCTGACAGGGATACCTTAATCTGGAGACAGTGGATTAagaattctatttgaaataagcaTTTGATTGGGTTGATCTTTGGGCACTTCAGGGGTGAACCTTGGTTGAAGGGTGAACCTGGccgatatttttttaaaaaaacaattcttttgTTAAAGGagacaaggtgtgtgtgtgtgcagagtttCTAGCCTCTTTCATTCAATGAAAGCTTTTCTGGGCCAACATCAAGAGTCAACACGCTGGCTTTTCTTTAAAACTGTTATGATCTTGCTACCATTCGGGTTATGCTTCTTGAGAACCCTTTCCATGTGGTTCTTCCTCATTTAACACAGTGCCGAATCCAGGAGATTCTAGCTTCTTTAGCCCCCAATCTCCAGCCTTCGAATTGCGTAAAGGCGCAATAGGTTACCAGCAACACAGATTTCCCCCTGCATTATGTCCTTACAGCCCATCAACAATTCAGTTAATCCTCCAGATAATTTGGACTCTGTTTCCGTTGGGAATCATACGCACGACAGAGTCTGGAAACCCCATCTCCGAGTTTAAGAACGTTTTCTATGGGACTGtgccccctttcccatttccagCTTGACAACCTTGAGTTAGCATGTCAGAACCGGACCTTGAAACCCTGTTTTTAAAGgcgttgggggagggggtgggtggcaCAAAATTCTTTCTCCACCAGACCTTCCTTCATAATCCAGCGGCGACCTTCTTGGAGAAGGTCAGCCCTTCCCTACACTGATTCAATGACCCGTCAGCGAGACGGACAGAGAACCGCGGAAAAAGTTTTCTGCGGCTCTGAATCGCCTGGAGAATTTGGCTGCTTTAACTGGAAGTGAAAGGTCAGATTCTGCTAAAGATGCAGCCGAACCAACGTGgctgaaagaaaaggggaggaaagataATACCTGCAGCTAGGAAGGCCAGATTATTGCTCTGCCGGAGAAAGCTTTCTTTAAATATACCCCCTCTTTTGTACATTGGAGTTGATCAAGAGGGCAAGAGCAGTTAAGAATGAGCCCTCCGAGCCCTGCCTGGTATCCAGGCCACGTGGGAGGATTCACAAGGAAAGCCTTACAACGTAAGGGCTGTATAACGGCCATTGAGAAGATCAATATTAATTCTGAAAGGCTGCAGTATAGAAAACGGTAACAGGAGAACCCCGGTTTTTATTATAAATAGAAGCCCTGCAAACTTTAGTTCTGCAAAAGGGGAGATTTCCTGTCATTCAACACAGCAGAGAAAAGATGTTTGGGAAAGGCAGCATTTGGGGATGTGGAGCTAAGGGGCGAGGGCAGTGGTGGACtagccattgtgtcagcttgcccgatggcaagtgggccctgtgggcccctgatgaagtgggggcccTTAAACAAGagacacaaaaaaagaaaaatgaaatgatagccttatagttgtgggtgggccccctttgtctcctggcaaccaatatttttagacccagtccgccactgggcgAGGGCCCGCTGCAGTGGAAACCCAATCCCAGAACCAACAGAAGGCACCAAGCGCGCTCCGATCCCTGCATCTGAAACCACCGAGTCTTCGGGAGAAGACGGCTGAAAGCAAGCAACCATGCGGCCACTTCGACTGGCACAGAGTGCGAGcctaacaacactttcctgggagtaagccctctTGGATAGACCTTAGTAAGCGTCTAaagagacctgcttaggatggtgcaGTTGGCTGCCTCCTAGAGTCTAAAGGGCAGAGCGTGCTTGGCCCGTGCCTTTAGCCTAGCACGGACCCAAACCCGACAGGAAAGAGGGCCCATGGGCACGAGCGCAGCTTCGCAGCCGTGCTTGGCAAGCTGCGCTTCGGTTGAGTTACCTGGTGTTTTCATTCCCTAAACCTcttcccaaaacctccccccaaccgcaacacacacatatttctggCGAGTGAAGACTGTGGATTCCCTTTTAGGTCACTGGCCTAGCTAGAGTGATGAAAGCCACCGGCTATCCAGATTCACCACTCAGTTCGACCGCAACAGCTGCGCTGAGCCCCGTCGATATTTCCGTGGGCTGACTTCGCTGTGAGATGGAGGAGCGGCCCTTCGGTTGTTCACGGGGAAAGGAGAGCCAGGGGTCTTCATTCAGGGGGCCCGGTCAAGACTTGGGGGAACCAGGCAGCCTCGGCCGGGCCAGCCCAAGCCCCGAGGAATCCTCCCCAAGCACCAGGGTCAGGCCGTCGTGTCGGCCCGGCTTCTGAGGCTGGGACCCTCGGGGCCAAGGACGGCGCCCACTGGGGCTGGGGGCCAAAGGAAGACCCTCCTATAggacagcttgtgtgtgtgtgtgggggaggggagcggggCTCCTGCCGCAGGCCGATGGCCGGGTTGGCGCAATTGCGTGTTATTCTTGGAAAGAGCCCTCTCCCTTGTCACCAAGTGCCTCCGCTCCAATATTTATATTGCAAGCGGAATCCCTCCGTGAGGGCCGTGACAGTTCTCAAATATATGGCCGTCGTCTCCCTGCCCTCCAGGTTTGCTTATGCTCTGTCCTCTCGGTAGTGTGTTTAGGTGAAGAGAAATGGGGATCTGGTGGTCGTTTCCCCGGCAAAACAAATACGTTCGGGGTGCGTGGATCTGGGAGGGGGGGTCAATGGAAAGCGCGCGCCAGACAGGTGAGAGCCGTGGCCCACACATTCTCCCCGAGAACGGTAAAAACTTTCTCCAGGAGTCCTCCTTCTTGCCGTTTTCTCCGCCTTCTGGTCATGCGTACAACTCCACCCGCCACCCCCCTTTCCACCCTCCCTGGCTTTCTCTCCtctcctttacacacacacgcacacacacacacacgggcagaTATGTCTCCCAAGGTACACAACAAATGCTAGGAGTGAGAGTACTAACTTCACCTAATATAATGAGAGAGACACCATGGGCCATTTCTTTTCCATTGGATTCatgcaaaggaagggggggagagggggggaaacccctgTGAGGAACCTCAGGGTTTTAAGTAAGAGCGGATAAAGCCATTAGCGTTTGACAAGAAGCCGTGCCAATATTTTAGAATGGCCTAAGCCAAGCGATTGGCagcatatatatctatatatgtactatatatatatagatagatatactggcgttcttttttttaaaaaaggaaattgatAAGCTGTTCCAGATGTTTTCTCCTTTGACTGAGGACTGTCAGGACTGAAGGCTGTCAAGTGTGTAGAGATGAAGTGGTTGTAAGGCGGGATGAGAAGGACAGCTTTATTTGGAGCGCACCCTCTCTCAGGACCTTTGTAAGTAAACGCATCTCAGAGTCCTGCTACTACCTAATAATGTTTGTTTCTGTCTGCGATCTCCTTCGGAGGTGGTCAGGGATGAGAAAGAGAGAAgccagattttttcccctcctttcttttttggggggagtttaGGGCAAAAATACCAGCAAGGGAAGGTTGTCTGGAACTGCTGGGGGGTGTGGGGTTAAGTTGTCTACGTAAACATGTTATGTAAGGAGGGTTAGCTAATTACTGCGTGTGCGACGACTCGGGTCCTCGGGGCATAGACGTGTGCGCGCCTTGCATTAACTTAGGAACAGTAATTAAACCTAGGCGTGCCTTATTGTTGTGTTACCAACTTGGACAGAAAGTGGTCAGAGGTGTATTCATTCGTCCACGCCTATCAGTCCTACTCGGCTGTAAAGTGCAATGAAACGGCCCTTAGAGAATTATTGTGTATGTTAAACCCAGCCCTTGGTTAGACAGCTATTGTGAAAATAGAGCCgtttaaatttttttggaaatGCCAGAAGGTTTCCTATTTTGCTACTTAAACAGAAAGTGGAGCCATACCAATGGCTTCAAGTCAGGAACTGTACTTTTTATTAATACAAACATCACAAAATGTATTTCGGCTGTCAGACGACTCCGGAACTGATTATTAGGTTTGCGGGGCTGCAAACTGAACACAAGGGCTGTTCCCAGATTGTAGTCAAATCTTGTTTTCCAAAGACAAagacttacagtattttcttattTGGGATACAACGAACAGGGGTCGTTGTGTGTGCTAACAGCTCATCTTCgccagggaaagaagaagaaatgtttgTGCTCGTTCTTTAAATTCGGGTTGCCGTTTCCCCGGGGGATTGCCCTCCCCCACATTCTCCTTCGTTCAAAATCAGGTTCTTGAATATGTGAAACTTCCTTCGGTGGTGAAACTCTAGCTCAATCGACCACCCAGCTAAGCCGAAGTACATTCAAGCAACTTCCATTTTGACCTGTGGACGGTTTCTCGGAAGTTAAGTTTGGCTGGGATTGCGGCTGAAATAACACTGGCTTCTCCAGCGTTGGCCGGCATTATAACAAGGGGGTTAAGAACGCATTGGACAGAGACATCCTAAAGTAGGGTTTAGGAGTGTGCTGTGAGTCTTCCAAGTGTTACCAACACGCTAACCTGGGACAAAGGGCGGAAGAGAGCCAGTGTTACAAGGGTTTGTGGATTGGGCAAGCGAATTTGATTGGACATATGCCCAAAAGTCAGAGACTTTCCCACCCCCCTAAACAACTCCTTGCCCCAAATCTTTTCGGAACCATCGACAAGCCGTCCCAAACACACTTATTCTGGAAGTAACTTCCATTGGAATCAATCTGCCTCCACCGGTTTGGAAGGCCAGATTTTTCATAGCATCTTCTTAcaatgtttgtgggggggggggggagagaaataccgCTTCATCCATACAATCACAACCTATCCTTTAGACGAAgggattttaaactttttttttccctgtgggaaaaggaaaaaaaaaaactttactttCAGACTGAACATCCCAAGACCTTCAGCCAGTTCGTTTTACCCAGAGGCCTGGAATCAAAGCCGTTTGTGTATATACGCTTATGGATTGGGGACTATTGTTGTTCTTCATGGACCTCAATTTTGTCATTTCCAAAAGAAAGTTGGCAACTTGTccgagagacagacagagagacagagagttgACTCAATATGAGTGCAGTTGACTTAATATGATTTTCAGATACTTTCCAGTACTTCTTCAGAAAGCAAGGTAAACAAATTTATCAGCTGCTGGGAAGTTCTGGCCACGAAGATTAGGATGGGATTATTGCTGCAGCTCGTGACAACCGTTAGgccaagaaggaaagaaagggcgAGGGGGGGAAGAGATTCCGCTATCGTGGGAAATGAGGATGTGGCggagcttttgttgttgtttgttaaagGCCCGGTCCTCTCGGGCAGCCAACAAGTGTCAGCAATCTAAAGACCCGCTTCGCCCGGCTCTGCTTCCCAGGACgacttctgtatgcaaagcccGTCCCTTCCTCATTGTGCCCACTGCCGTCGGGAAACGGGGGCCCCGGAGATTTGTGCGCGCCATAAATAATCGCCAGTCAAACGGATGGCTGGCTCGGGGCGGCAGCGGGCTCCGTCTGAGGCGGGAGGAGCGGGTCCCGCTTCGGAAGCCTCCCCTCGGGGATCCCGGGCCGCCGACTCCCGAAACCCAAGAGGAGAGAGCTGCTCCCCGGGAGAGACCGGCTGGCTCCCCACAAGGGTGGCTGGCAGGGCGAAGAAGGGAGACGGGGTCTGGGCGGCCGTTTCTCCCGGGAAACAGGCGGCCTCCTTCCCGAGCCGGACAGGGGGAAGGCGGAGGAAGGAGAGGCAGCGAGCAGCAGCGGCGTCTCCGGGCTTCCCCTGCGGCAGCCTCCCTCCTTCCCGACGGATTCCTGCGGCAGATCGGTCCGGCCATGGTtctcacccccccctccccaagagcgGAAGTTTtgagcaaagcccccccccctccatctttgCGGTCCCTGCTGCAGGAAGGAAACGGGCAGGAGCCGCCAGCGGCCATGGGGCAGCCTCACCGGGAGCCCGCCGACGGGCGATCAGGCCCTCCGCACAGACCCCGAGCCCAGCTCCCCATTCGAGCGTCGCCTCGTTATGAGCCCAAGCGGGGAGGCCAGGaggcggagggagggaagggggatggAGGCTACGGGGCGGGCCGGGATCCGTGCCGGACCCGAGTCGGGGCTCCAGGGAGCCGTCGGCGGGAGATGCCCGAGGGTCCctcggaggggtgggggaagcggcagccccccccccccgccccgccagccTGGCTTTCTCGGCGATACCTCCGCTACTTCCAGGTGGCCTCGCTCCTCCTTTGGCGGAACACGCTCAGTAGCGCTTAAAGGCCGCCACCGACCCCTTGCCTTGGACCGGGGAGGCTTTCCAGCCGCCCTTAaacgcagggttgttgttttttaaaaaaataaaatgcggGAAGTCAATGCAAAGCCCAGACAAGCTtgcggctttggggggggggggtgcggagcaagaggaggagggggaagaggaaacgTCTTTTGAAAGAGGGgcagaagaagaggggggagctgCGCCTGCGCAGACCTCCCCGcgtcctcttcctccctcccccccttctctctcccccccttctctctccccccccttccctaaatCTTTTCAGACTTCAGCGGGGACCTGTCATCGCTGACGTCGGCCAGGCGGCTCGGGCCAATCAGCGGCCGCCTCGATTGTTTCGCGCTCCGGGTTGGAGCCCGACTCTATGGAGCCTCTATTCAGCGGCCTCCCCGcgtcctgctgctgcttctcaaaGCGTAATGGGATTCCACGtaggcattaaaaaaaaggaggaagcaaaaaaaaaataaaaaaaataaggaaaggaaaggacaggggaggaggagaaaagaaagaagaggggggggagggaaagaagtaaAACTAAAATAAAGCCAAATAGCCCAAACcaagagagatttttttaaaaaaaaaatctttgaggGGGGAAACTTTGGGAaagttcccccctctctccctcttgctccgtctctctttctcccccccccctcgcttccCCCTCCCGGCTGTCAGGTGACTTTTTTTTTAGAATTGCCGAAGCCTGTGagctgggaggcttttgggggggggagtccaggaATGGACTCTGCGGCGCTCTCCAAACGGAATCCGGCGCAGAAATTACTAGGCTTGGCGGGGGCTCCTCACCCCCATCACTACCATCCCCACTCCCCTCCGAGCATGACCGGCTTCGCCGGACAACCCCACCCCATGGTTCCCACGCACCCTGGGGAGTGCGCCGCGGAACCCCGCCTGGGGCTGAGCCCGTTCCGGCCCGAACCCATGGGGCACCACCACCATCTCCATCCCCACCACCAGCACCACTACCCTCACCACCCCTCCGCCACCTTCCAGCTCAGCCCTGCCCCTCCTTCTCACCCCCAGCATCTCGGGCCAGGCCCGGCGGAGGGGGCGCCCCGTCCCGGCGGAGCCTGCGGCCTGGCGCAGCCCGCGGCGGTCCCTTACGCAGTCCCGCAGCCCGGCCAGCCTCTTCCCGCAGGTAGGGGTTTTTTCCTGCGCGGAGGTCGGACGGCCCCCGCCATGCCAGGGCTCCCCTACCCGCTGTCTGCCACCCCCCGTTCTCATCACGGCATGTTTGTCTCGACAACAGGTAGCTACCCCGGACACCATGCTCGGCACCACCgcccccatcaccaccaccaccgccgccaccaccaccaccaccaccaccactccgaAGCCGGGACCCCCTCGCTTTTCGCTGGACTCCACCACGAGCAGCCTCCCCAGGCCACTCCGGGCGGCCGTCTGAACGGGCAGCTGAGACTGGGGCTGCCTGGACAAATGTACGCCCGGTCCGAGCCTTTCGCCCCTGTGCCAGCCTCCCGGACAGACCCTTTCGCCGCCGCCTCTTTCCACGGCTACGCGGGCATGAACCTGAACGTGAACCTCGCCCCCCACCACGGGCCGGGGGCTTTCTTCCGCTACATGCGCCAGCCCATCAAGCAGGAGCTCATCTGCAAGTGGGTCGAGCTGGACCAGGCGCCCAAGCAGCTGTGCTCGAAAACTTTCAGCACCATGCACGAGCTGGTCACCCACGTCACGGTGGAGCACGTCGGCGGGCCCGAGCAGTCCAACCACATCTGCTTCTGGGAGGAGTGCCCCCGCGAAGGGAAGCCTTTCAAGGCCAAGTACAAACTGGTCAACCACATCCGCGTCCACACCGGCGAGAAGCCCTTCCCC
This window of the Euleptes europaea isolate rEulEur1 chromosome 5, rEulEur1.hap1, whole genome shotgun sequence genome carries:
- the LOC130477695 gene encoding zinc finger protein ZIC 4-like produces the protein MDSAALSKRNPAQKLLGLAGAPHPHHYHPHSPPSMTGFAGQPHPMVPTHPGECAAEPRLGLSPFRPEPMGHHHHLHPHHQHHYPHHPSATFQLSPAPPSHPQHLGPGPAEGAPRPGGACGLAQPAAVPYAVPQPGQPLPAGRGFFLRGGRTAPAMPGLPYPLSATPRSHHGMFVSTTGSYPGHHARHHRPHHHHHRRHHHHHHHHSEAGTPSLFAGLHHEQPPQATPGGRLNGQLRLGLPGQMYARSEPFAPVPASRTDPFAAASFHGYAGMNLNVNLAPHHGPGAFFRYMRQPIKQELICKWVELDQAPKQLCSKTFSTMHELVTHVTVEHVGGPEQSNHICFWEECPREGKPFKAKYKLVNHIRVHTGEKPFPCPFPGCGKVFARSENLKIHKRTHTGEKPFKCEFEGCERRFANSSDRKKHSHVHTSDKPYNCKVRGCDKSYTHPSSLRKHMKVHCKSPPPSSGYESSTPSLVSPSSDCGRDPPPPPPPPPPSSASSTQAAANLSEWYVCQSSGAGGIPTPPSNSPSPHPGEAAYTNCEPRPAY